Proteins co-encoded in one Rhodohalobacter mucosus genomic window:
- a CDS encoding sensor histidine kinase yields the protein MKEKNAVWAMNIPDDDGDMYRKREHQARLGVARFALRLHNCNVEERARFIVRKCNASWGGLIILTEEDELLTSAGPDTDPVFLSESDTAKIFTREFVRSDKLHAEPLILNQFVVGYFLLKKGTEPLPDADLIKLNTELIATDLEKEREQREWERYTYLVQSERMKSISDEEQQSMVLGMAAHDLTSPVNAINGYLEMLRNNVEKSEDLEQLKSTYRKISLGVKDIASIVSQFNDYSKLKLGGSSGGDVLVNLNWVLSDLCDLLSINAEKQELKLVAELPETPLFVRADMVKLKRAVMNLVSNAIKFCRKGGEIRVVLEKDGDEVAIRIHDNGIGIRKEMQDKIFRPFTQLPETLDVNDPGSLGLGLYITKRFISQHQGRIDVESEENVGSCFSILLPAADYDVSSSTEATSE from the coding sequence ATGAAAGAGAAAAATGCTGTCTGGGCTATGAATATCCCAGACGACGACGGTGACATGTACAGAAAACGGGAACATCAGGCGAGGCTGGGTGTTGCCCGATTTGCGCTTCGGCTTCACAATTGTAATGTAGAGGAACGGGCACGATTTATTGTGCGAAAGTGCAACGCTTCCTGGGGCGGACTCATTATCCTCACGGAAGAGGACGAACTGCTGACATCGGCCGGCCCGGATACGGACCCGGTTTTTCTGTCTGAGAGTGATACTGCAAAAATATTCACCAGGGAGTTCGTCAGATCAGATAAGCTCCACGCTGAACCGTTGATATTGAATCAGTTTGTGGTAGGCTATTTTCTACTTAAGAAGGGGACAGAACCGCTGCCCGATGCCGATCTCATTAAACTCAATACGGAACTGATTGCAACCGACCTGGAGAAAGAGCGTGAACAGAGAGAATGGGAACGCTACACCTACCTTGTTCAATCGGAACGAATGAAGAGTATTTCTGATGAGGAACAGCAGTCCATGGTACTTGGAATGGCAGCTCACGACCTCACCTCACCGGTCAATGCGATCAACGGGTATCTTGAAATGCTTCGAAATAACGTAGAGAAAAGTGAGGATCTGGAACAGCTGAAGTCAACCTACCGGAAAATATCACTTGGCGTTAAAGATATCGCATCAATCGTAAGCCAGTTTAATGACTACTCAAAATTGAAGCTTGGCGGCAGCAGTGGCGGCGATGTACTTGTAAATCTCAATTGGGTACTCTCTGATCTCTGTGACCTTCTGTCCATAAATGCAGAAAAACAGGAGCTTAAGCTGGTTGCGGAGCTTCCAGAAACTCCACTTTTTGTCCGGGCCGACATGGTGAAGCTGAAGCGCGCTGTCATGAACCTGGTTTCGAACGCGATCAAATTTTGCAGAAAGGGCGGTGAAATCCGCGTTGTTCTCGAAAAAGACGGTGATGAGGTTGCAATACGAATTCACGATAATGGTATCGGGATACGAAAAGAGATGCAGGATAAAATATTCAGGCCCTTTACGCAGCTGCCCGAAACGCTGGACGTGAATGATCCAGGTTCACTGGGTCTTGGCCTTTATATTACAAAACGCTTTATTAGTCAGCATCAGGGCCGTATCGATGTAGAGAGTGAAGAAAATGTGGGAAGCTGTTTTTCAATACTGCTTCCGGCTGCCGATTATGACGTGAGCAGCAGTACAGAAGCCACCTCAGAATGA